The genomic DNA ATCGCTTTTCAAAAGCAGTCTCCTGCAGCTTACCACATCATTAGACATCTTTCTGGCCGAGGAGAACTGGTTGAACGGCGCGCCTTTCACCGCCACTAATCTACTCTCTGATGATGGAGGTCCCGACGGAAGATTATATACCTACAACTCGAGCGGTCGATACTACCCGTGGGTGAATGAGATGATACGGGACTATGGTCCATCCTACGATTACCTACGGGAGAAACAGAAGTGGTTCAGCGAAAACTTCCGCAACGGTAGTGCGGTGCAAAGATTCGACAACGCAGATTGTATGGCAAAGTATGGACAGCACTATATCAGCGGTTATGCTGATATCCTGCTCATCACAAGTCCGTCCCCCGAGCAAGACAACAGGACATTTCTATGGTGGGGTACCATCGACCATGACAGATGGCCAAAAGGCTGGATTGATCGGCGCCGAGAAACGTCTCTGGATTGGGTCTTTCCGGGTGGAAACGAAGAATGGATTCGGGCTCATCCAGATCGATGGAGCGCAAACAATCGCATCATTGACTACTGCCTCGCCAGGATCAACGAGCCGAAATGTGAGCTGCAGTTCACGGTCCAAGTTCTGTTCGTGGCCATTGCGTGTAACGCTGCAAAGAGCGTCGTAATGCTCTTTACGTTGTTTCTGCACCGAGAGGCAATACTGGTCACCATCGGTGATGCGATTGCCAGCTTCTTGAAAACATCTACTACGACAGGGACCAAGCGCGAGGGACGCAAGATCtcgaagaagatactccgaTGGAGGCATACTTCACCCTTGCATTGGTACTTCACCATCCCACTCTGCCTCGGCGGCATAATCACGGCATCAATCTACCTCCACAAAGGCCTTACTTGGACAGGCATCAATAGCTCAACCAGGCCCTCGCTGGCGACGAGTGGCTTCGGCACACTGAATCCCAGCTCTATCATCGGCGCTGGGCCTGCACAACGCGGCTTCAAAGGTCTCATTGGCTGCATCATCCTAGCCAATGTACCACAATTGATCTGCAGTATCCTTTACATGGCCTACAACGGTCTCTTCACCTCCATGCTTCTAGGAGCCGAATGGAGTAGCTATTACCTCCGATACAAGCCTCTTCGTGTATCGAGACCAACCGGGCAACAGCGatcgacgtactaccttcAGCTGCCTCTCCGCTACagtatcctcctcctcatcgcaAGCACAACTCTCCACTGGCTCATTTCGCAATCTTTCTTCCTCTCCCGGATCGTCGTGTACCGTGAAGGTGTCGCCATCGATCCTCCTGGTCAGGAACAAAGTCGCGTCGCGTTTTCTTGTCTTCCTATTCTTATCGTCATCATTTTAGGATCTTTGATGATTCTGGTTGCGATTGGTTTTGGGCAAAGGAAATTGAAGATGGGGTCTATGCCTTTCGTCGGGTCGGATTCGAGGAAGATTCAACAAGCATGTATCGCAATGAGAGGGGATGAAGGCTTGGAGGAAAAGCCGATTGCGTGGGGGGAGGTTGATGTGGATTTGGAGCAAGATCAGCAGGCGGTGGTGTATGTGGATGGAGCCGCGCTATCAGAGAGAAAGAAGGTCTGTGGGTTCACGAGCTTACCGGTGAGGGAGCCTGTTGGGAGTGGGAGTTGAGGTGAGCAACAAGATCACAGGGAAGGACTGCACCGATTCCACACCTTCACCCACCTTTGCCAtcaaatgctgctgctgctgctcagacGCGCTCCTTGCAGTCTAGGCATAAGAACCTGAGTGGGTCATGCAGGTATCGGCACGGGATCTCAGGGGTACTTCATAAAGATATGGGGTGTCGCGACAGCGCGATTCATGCTTGCCTGAATACCCACACGAAAGGATGCAAAAATTGGTACCGTACGCCGGCGTCTTCCCTGCGGACGTCATGAACGATACCTGAGTGCCGAGTACCAAACCACAGACCGGCACCGGAATCGGGGATTCCAATTTGTCGGTGTCGAGACCTCAAATCTTTGGCTTAAGGCGCAGGGGCTGAACACCAAGAATTTCAAGCTGTCTCACTCGGACCATCGACAAAGCTTATGGCAAGATCTTGAATGCTTGACTCCTGAGACAAGCCTCGTGCCAGTGCTTCGTATAGACGCCACGAGCAGCATGAGGGACGATACTTTGTACGAAAATGTCCACCAAATGACCCACGGTTCACAAAGCGACCGACTGAGCGCGCGACGTCAGTCTGGACCCACTGGGAACTGACTTCAGCTGGGCTTGGGAGCAGCACTTCCAACAGAAGAGATGCCCAGGACAGTGGAATCGATATGGTTGCGCTCGACGGCCTTCCGACACTTCAATACCGGACCGACAGAACCATCACGCATAATACTCTGACCTGCGTCGCGAACGAAGGTGTTGTTACAAAAAATAGCATTTCGGTACTACCGCAAATAGTGTGCGCCACGTGGGAAGCAAGCTTCGTACCTGACGATCATGAGATTTCCGAGATCTAGTGATCGGGTGAGGCCCCGGAACACGCCGACTGACTCTGCTCTGCGAACTGCATGGCAATCGGCACTCCAGATCCGTTTGGGTCCGCGAATCCGAGCAATTGTTGTGGAGAGCTGGCTCACCAGCACCGGCCAGCCGGCGATGTCTCACCTTATCCACGATATGCTACAGCTTATGCAGGAACAGGTGCGAGTCGAGCACCGCGCTAGCTACAACGGCTCACGTTGTGACGCGCAAGCAACGTGGGCAGGCCTTGATATTTCAAAACAGCACCGAACCACGAAGCCGAGTCGGCCCTGAAGATGGCGCTATTGCTCTTTTGTCTACACGAGTTCCCACTTCATTCCCCTTTTGGAACCTCATGTCTTGAAATGGCATTCCACTATGACGAATCCGCCTCGCATGGTTTGAACTTACGGTATTTGCCATGGGGCCGACTCCACAGCCTAGTATCACCATTCATCCGCGTGCTTGCAATGAACGACGCCACTGCAAGGACGTTCGCAGGGGCCCAGTAGTGTTATCGCTGAAAGCTTGCGAAGTAGATCGTGGTCGAGACCTGGAGTCACAACTCGTCTGTGAGATATAAGAGAGCCGGTAGGCCGCAGGAGAGAAGAGCCCATCTCCATCGAGGACATCGTCACTTTCATTGAGACTGCTATCAGCTCTACTCGGGCGTCACTCTTTCACCTTCATTTTACATCGGACTTATTGTATTACTCATTTGATCGACACTTCAATCGTCCACAGACATGCAGCGAGCAGTCATCGCCTGCGCGGCGCTGGCAGCAGTTGTCTCTGCTAGCCCTGCACCAGTTCCCCAACTCGATGTTGCACAGCTTGCCGCTGCTACTCCAGCACCTTCAGGCCCGGACTCAGTAGCACAAGCAGAAGGCTCAGGCACTGCCACTCTCTACACCAGTGTAGCTGTCTCTGGAGTAGCCACAGCCCAAGCTACCGGCCAAGTCAACAAACGCGAATACCAGGATAACAGCTACACTCCCTACTACCCTGCTTTGGCGACACACTACACGACCGACCCAGCCTTGGCCGCCTCCAAGACCACTACAGCTGGCCAGCCTTGCGTCACACAGCCAGAAGCCGGTACATACTGCGGCTTCATCAATCCACTTGACCCTTGCGCTCCTCAGCCGGATGGATACGGTCCTGTGCCATCTCCAGATACTCCATCAGCGTTCCTTGCTTATACTGCCCTCCACTCagctgccaatgctgctcctACCACCATTGCTTCGGCAAACAACACACAATACAAGCAGGTCTTCAAGGACTTGAATGCTT from Cercospora beticola chromosome 3, complete sequence includes the following:
- a CDS encoding uncharacterized protein (antiSMASH:Cluster_5), translating into MASAFTYTAVPAKEEVHVHESDLRAAHEDDAPKALPPSRWKTWKAGVAASTALCCAVLITNIILTVFAFQQFAGSMMAGIGTIFQGSCNSVNAWSTGLHVIINVLSSAMLSASNYTMQSLAAPTRAEIDKAHANNESVDIGLLSLSNIMGKVSAWRTCAIWILALTSLPIHLLYNSAIFKTIDNNVYDIFLAEENWLNGAPFTATNLLSDDGGPDGRLYTYNSSGRYYPWVNEMIRDYGPSYDYLREKQKWFSENFRNGSAVQRFDNADCMAKYGQHYISGYADILLITSPSPEQDNRTFLWWGTIDHDRWPKGWIDRRRETSLDWVFPGGNEEWIRAHPDRWSANNRIIDYCLARINEPKCELQFTVQVLFVAIACNAAKSVVMLFTLFLHREAILVTIGDAIASFLKTSTTTGTKREGRKISKKILRWRHTSPLHWYFTIPLCLGGIITASIYLHKGLTWTGINSSTRPSLATSGFGTLNPSSIIGAGPAQRGFKGLIGCIILANVPQLICSILYMAYNGLFTSMLLGAEWSSYYLRYKPLRVSRPTGQQRSTYYLQLPLRYSILLLIASTTLHWLISQSFFLSRIVVYREGVAIDPPGQEQSRVAFSCLPILIVIILGSLMILVAIGFGQRKLKMGSMPFVGSDSRKIQQACIAMRGDEGLEEKPIAWGEVDVDLEQDQQAVVYVDGAALSERKKVCGFTSLPVREPVGSGS